Below is a window of Virgibacillus sp. NKC19-3 DNA.
GAAAACACATTTTTATATTGGGGGCGAGAGGATGGAAGTTAAAGTACTATAAAACGGAATGCTGACTGCGTTTTATATCTTATTGACTTAATCTATATATTTCCTGTTGAAATTAGTTTAGTATAAATGAAGGAGGGCGCTATATGAAAAACAATATGGGAATTATATATACAGCATTGGCTTACGTACTTTGGGGATTCCTGCCCATCTATTGGAAATGGGTTGACGATGTCCCGGCCGGAGAGACATTGGCACATCGCGTTGTTTGGTCATTTATTTTCATGCTTGGCATTGTATTGATTTTACGAAAATGGACTCCTTTCATACAGGAATTGAACGTGATAATCAGAAACAGGAAAAGACTGCTTGGCATCACGCTTGCGTCTATTTTCATCAGTTTAAACTGGCTTACCTTTATATGGGCGGTCAATAGCGACCATGTTATTCAGGCAAGCTTGGGGTATTATATTAATCCACTTATCAGTATATTACTCGGGATCATCGTGCTGAAAGAGAAGGTTACGAAGAGACAGGCACTATCGTTTATTCTTGCTGGTATCGGTGTCACCTACCTAACATTTAGCTTCGGTGTGTTCCCATGGATTTCTATTATTCTAGCGCTGACTTTCGGATTCTATGGCTTATTGAAAAAGAAGGTGGATATTAGCGCCATGTTTGGTTTAACCATCGAAACAATGATCGTAACACCACTTGCCGCTCTTTATTTATTCGCCATTCCGGTGAATTCCTTTACCCTGGAAGATTTGGCTGCACCGGTGAATCTCCTATTAATTGGGGCAGGTATCGTTACCGCGATTCCATTACTTTTATTTGCAAGCGGAGCTAAGCTAATCCCACTTGCGATGGTCGGATTCCTGCAGTATATTGCGCCAACGATCATGCTAATTCTTGGTGTGTTTCTTTACGGAGAGCCCTTTACCAGTGGGCATGCTGTCGCATTCATATTCATTTGGTCTGCTTTGTTCATTTATATGGGGTCAGGGTATAAACGCAGGGATTCCCGGTTTAAGCGTGGAGTTCATGAAAAATAAGTTAGCTCTATGACCTAGTTACCAAAAGTAGCTTGATGAGCGCATAGGACGCCTCTGCGTGACCTATATCCCGAGGCAATAAAATAGTTATTTTCTAAAAACCGTTGACATTCCGTTCCATTTACCGTTATACTATTCTTTAATTTAGAAAAATGAATCTCTTATCAAGAGCGGCGGAGGGATAGGCCCTGTGATGCCCGGCAACCTGAAGGCTAGTAAACTACCTTTTACGGTGCTAAATCCTACAGATCAAGATTGGTCTGGAAGATAAGAGGAGGATCGTTTACATATACGCCCTCTTCTTAGGAAGGGGGTGATTTATTTATTCCCCCCTCTTCCTCCAGATACGTTAGAAGTGCAAACCAAAAGTAAACATTCAAGGAGGAATTTTCATGTCAAACTTTCCATTTCACAACCCGGAAACCATATTACTTCATGGAGGTCAGGAACCCGACCCTGCAACGGGATCAAGAGCTATGCCCATTCACCAAACAACGTCCTACGTTTTTCGTGATACCGAGCATGCCCAGAATGTATTCGGATTAGCAGAACCGGGAAATATCTATACCCGTATTACAAATCCGACTGTCGATGCTTTCGAACAACGCATGGCTTCACTTGAGGATGGAAGTGGAGCTGTTGCCACCTCATCCGGTATGGCAGCAATTACATTTTCTATTCTTAATCTCGCCGGCTCAGGTGATGAAATTGTTGCTGACAGTAACTTGTACGGTGGGACGTACAATCTTTTTGCACATACACTACCGCGTTACGGAATTGATGTGAAATTTGTTGATGGAACGGATCCTGAAGCGATTAGAAGTGCTATTACAACAAAAACAAAGGCCGTGTTTGCTGAAATTATTACAAATCCAAGTCTAAACATATTTGATGTAGAAACCGTTGGTGCGATTGCGCATGAAAACAACATTCCATTGATCATTGACAATACATTTGCCACTCCATACGGCACAAAACCGCTCACATGGGGAGCAGATATTGTTGTTCATTCTGCGACAAAATGGATCGGCGGCCATGGTACAACAATTGGCGGAGTTGTCATAGATGGCGGCCGCTTCGATTGGGGCAATGGTCACTTTCCAGGATTTACTGAACCGGACGAGAGTTACAATGGCCTCCGTTACGTAGATCTTGGTCCAGCAGCCTACGTGACAAAATTACGTGTGCAACTACTCCGAGATATTGGTGCTTCTCTGAGTCCACAGAGTGCCTTTTTATTTTTACAGGGACTGGAGACATTACATCTGCGCGTCGAGCGTCATAATAAAAATGCTGAAGAAGTCGCTGCTTATTTGCAAAAACACCCAGCTGTAGAATGGGTTAATTTCCCTGGCCTTGAAGATCATCCATCCCATCAGCTTGCGAAAAAATATCTCGCTAATGGATTCGGCTCGATTATCACGTTCGGCATCAAAGGCGGTCGGGATGCTGGTAGGAAACTAATCGATAATGTTACACTCTGGTCCCATGTTGCCAATGTGGGTGATGCAAAATCGCTGATTATTCATCCAGCATCAACCACACATCAACAATTAAGTGCTCAGGATCTGGAAAAAAGCGGAACAACAGAAGAACTAGTTCGCTTATCGATTGGCATTGAAAACCCGAAGGATATTTTAGTTGATCTCGATCAGGCCATTGCCAAAGCGGTTGATCAGCGTCCGCTTTTCGAGACTACAGAAGACGATGCTATTACGTGGCTACTGTCTTCGCCATTTGATCGAAAAGATGGAGCCATTCGGAAAAAGGTAATTGCAGCTGTTACTAGCGCTGACAATACACTTGATAAAGACGAAAAGCAATTGGCAGCACTAGGATTTAGCATTATCCCTATCAATGAAGAGGCGAAACTGGAAGACATTGCTGATGAAGTAGACGCTGTATGGGTGAACAATCAACAGCTACCGCAATCAACCATTGAACAATTAATTAATAAACAAGGTAAAATATTGTGGGTAGAAGAACCGGATAAGCATGATCAAACAGTAGAAAATGCACGTGCGGCAGGTATTACGGTCATTACGGGCAAAAATCCATATGAGGAAGCACTTCGCCTGAGGGATAATCATAGAATAGCGGATCCATGGAAAGTATAGAAGAATGGAAGTGTATGCGGGATGCGTTTTTTCTTCCGGGATTGACTCTTTCGCTACTGGCTGAGATTCAAAGCCCCGGACGATCCCTCATCTCCCGGAAGCACCGATAAATTATGTTTACCCTCTCTTCATAAAGGAAATAACCATGATAAGAGGCTGGGACAAAACAAAAGTGTTTAATAAAAAAGACGAACGTTATCAAACTTAGCGTAGGAAATATGCGGAGACTCCAGCGGGAGGAAAGGCATAGGTGAGACACCGTAGTGCGATAGCACAAGGGGGCTCACCAGCCGCCCTAAGGTGCGCGAAGTATATTTTTAGAAGCGATGTATGTTCGGAATTTATTTGTTAAAAACACTTTTGTCCCAGCCTCTTTTTAGTATGATAACATCGAAACAAACCTATATTAAAAATACTTTCGAATTTATTTATGACATGAGACAATATATCCTATATCTTACGTATAATATAACAACCGGGTGTGGTATGCATGAAGAAGAAAAATTTTATGATTGCAATTATCGTTTTTATTGTTGGGGCAGGCATTTTTGCTTTAATAAATCAACCTACTGCAACGTTTAATAATAAAACAATTTCTCAACATGATGATACAGGGACGAAAACAAAAGAAAACGAGGAAAACGAAGATGTTGGCGAAGAGTCGCAAGATGAAACAGAAGAAGATGAACCATCAACCGAACAGAGGCAACTCTCCACTGTAGCTATCGAGGCTTTTCAGGAAGCGGTCGATTTCTTTACCAATCAAAACACCCATATCGTTGCGGTTGGTGACTCCCTAACACAAGGTGTCGGAAGCAGTAATGGAGGAGGTTATGTAGGCATATTAGACTCTGCCCTTAATGCTGAGGGACAAATTGTTTCCTTTGATAATTTTGGGATACGTGGAAACCGATCGGATCAGCTGTTGGAGCGCCTGGATAATCCTGAAGTTTCCACCGCACTAGAAGATGCTGATATTGTTTTAATAACGATCGGAGCAAATGATATCATGAAAGTAGTGAGAGAAAATTTCACGAACTTAAAGATCGAGGAGTTTAGGCAAGAACGGATCGATTATGAAGAAAGGCTACAGCAAATATTTACCAAACTTAAACATATAAATCCGAACACAGACATTTATTTATTAGGGTTTTATAATCCCTTCGAACAATACTTTCAGGATATTGAAGAACTTGATATGATTGTAGAGTCTTGGAATAAAACAGGAAATGATATCGCACAAGAAGATGCGTCTATCACGTTCATTCCTACCGTCGATTTATTCGATGATCCGGATGCAAATTTATTCGCAGAGGATAATTTCCATCCAAATGATAGAGGCTATCAACGAATGGCAAGAAGAGTTTTGGATTATTTAACTAACGAAGAAGGATGAGCGCGATGCCCCAACGAAAAGAAGACCATCAGTCAAAAACAATAAAATGGAAAGCCTTATTTTTTGGTTTATTAAGCGTAAATATCCTCTTTTTTCTGGTCATTGTTGCACTCATTTTTTGGCCGGTTTCTGAGAACATATTTCCCTCCAATGATGAGCAGGAAAGTAGAGAGAGCTCTGAATTTACAGTTCGAACCACTAAAGATAATTTGAACGAATTGGTCAATGCTTATATTGATCAGGCTTTATCAAACACAGGACACGAGTATCGTATCTCCCTGGAGGAGGATATCCATCTAATTGGCGAGTTACCGGTATTCTCCAGCACCGTACCACTTTCCGTCCATCTAGAGCCAATCGTACAGGAAAACGGGGATCTCGTTTTAGAACAGCGATCCATCTCGCTTGGACTATTGGATTTACCAAATCAAAAAATTATGGAATACATGGAACGTTACTTATCGATGCCTGAATGGGTTACGATCAATCCAAAAGATGAGGAGATTTACGTTGGCGTTACAGAAATGGATTTACAGAGTAATTTCGAGGTTAGTGTAGAACATATTGATCTGGAAGCAAATAATCTCGCATTTAATATTCGAATTCCATACCGGACATTAGGCATCGAACATATAGAACCATAATGAAATGAGCTAAAACCATCATCTCCGGGGTTTAGCTCATTTCATTGTAAACTATACCTCCTGTTACCCAAAAGAGAACCACTACAGCTCGTGTGTGGTTCTTCTCACCTGATGACAAATTGTTTCACTTTTGCAGATAATAATAAAATGAATGATTGCTTTTGTAATGCCTGCTCTCCTTGAGTCAGCTTTCTCTCTGTATCTACAAAATAATGGCTAAGTTTCCCTTGATAAATTAGTTGCATCCCCTCGTGTGCTCGAATATCAGCAGGCGTCGTAAAGCAAGCAGGATTCGGTAGCTGAAAATGCTCCAAATCCCGTAGCACGGTCGCTACAAACTGGGAACAAAACAAGGCATTTCTGCGGCTAATTTTAATTTGGAATAAGACACCAAGGAGTCCAATGAAATTAAATTTATACGCTTCTTTTTCAGCTTCGATTTCTTTAATATGATGATTAATGATGGCACAGTCGCTCTCTGAAACCGTATAGCTATAAATAGCGCAATTAGCATTTCTCATGAAGTCACTTTGAGGGTCCTCCTGTATAAAACCCCCAACAAACGGGTTCCTTGGTCGTTTCCGGCCAAAACTGTATACTTCCTTTAATTCCGGGTCAAAGCTTATCGATACATGGTTTAATGATTGATTTGTACAGAAATTAATCATCCTAGATAAACAGGTTCCCGTATCCGTAAAAAGAAAGTAGATCGTTTTTTCTTCCATCAAATCACCCCTCATCGACTTTTCATTTATAGTATGTCAGGTTTTCGATAGTCACTTACTTCATGCGCGGGTGTACTACTTGTGTGATGATAACTTATTGTTGCATATTTCCACGTAAAAATACACCCCCACTTTTACTTTTATTCATAAAATAGTCCACTTGTCACGTGCTGGCGGCCGTACTGTGGGTGCTTCTCTCCCGTTTTGGACTGGGGCTTTCCCGTTTCGTAGTCGCTGTCTCCCGTTCTGAATTGACTTTCTCCCGGTTTGAAAGGTCTCTCTCCCGTTTTGGACTAATCGCCTCCCGTTTCAGTGCATC
It encodes the following:
- the rarD gene encoding EamA family transporter RarD, with protein sequence MKNNMGIIYTALAYVLWGFLPIYWKWVDDVPAGETLAHRVVWSFIFMLGIVLILRKWTPFIQELNVIIRNRKRLLGITLASIFISLNWLTFIWAVNSDHVIQASLGYYINPLISILLGIIVLKEKVTKRQALSFILAGIGVTYLTFSFGVFPWISIILALTFGFYGLLKKKVDISAMFGLTIETMIVTPLAALYLFAIPVNSFTLEDLAAPVNLLLIGAGIVTAIPLLLFASGAKLIPLAMVGFLQYIAPTIMLILGVFLYGEPFTSGHAVAFIFIWSALFIYMGSGYKRRDSRFKRGVHEK
- a CDS encoding PLP-dependent aspartate aminotransferase family protein, encoding MSNFPFHNPETILLHGGQEPDPATGSRAMPIHQTTSYVFRDTEHAQNVFGLAEPGNIYTRITNPTVDAFEQRMASLEDGSGAVATSSGMAAITFSILNLAGSGDEIVADSNLYGGTYNLFAHTLPRYGIDVKFVDGTDPEAIRSAITTKTKAVFAEIITNPSLNIFDVETVGAIAHENNIPLIIDNTFATPYGTKPLTWGADIVVHSATKWIGGHGTTIGGVVIDGGRFDWGNGHFPGFTEPDESYNGLRYVDLGPAAYVTKLRVQLLRDIGASLSPQSAFLFLQGLETLHLRVERHNKNAEEVAAYLQKHPAVEWVNFPGLEDHPSHQLAKKYLANGFGSIITFGIKGGRDAGRKLIDNVTLWSHVANVGDAKSLIIHPASTTHQQLSAQDLEKSGTTEELVRLSIGIENPKDILVDLDQAIAKAVDQRPLFETTEDDAITWLLSSPFDRKDGAIRKKVIAAVTSADNTLDKDEKQLAALGFSIIPINEEAKLEDIADEVDAVWVNNQQLPQSTIEQLINKQGKILWVEEPDKHDQTVENARAAGITVITGKNPYEEALRLRDNHRIADPWKV
- a CDS encoding SGNH/GDSL hydrolase family protein, which produces MKKKNFMIAIIVFIVGAGIFALINQPTATFNNKTISQHDDTGTKTKENEENEDVGEESQDETEEDEPSTEQRQLSTVAIEAFQEAVDFFTNQNTHIVAVGDSLTQGVGSSNGGGYVGILDSALNAEGQIVSFDNFGIRGNRSDQLLERLDNPEVSTALEDADIVLITIGANDIMKVVRENFTNLKIEEFRQERIDYEERLQQIFTKLKHINPNTDIYLLGFYNPFEQYFQDIEELDMIVESWNKTGNDIAQEDASITFIPTVDLFDDPDANLFAEDNFHPNDRGYQRMARRVLDYLTNEEG
- a CDS encoding YpmS family protein, with translation MPQRKEDHQSKTIKWKALFFGLLSVNILFFLVIVALIFWPVSENIFPSNDEQESRESSEFTVRTTKDNLNELVNAYIDQALSNTGHEYRISLEEDIHLIGELPVFSSTVPLSVHLEPIVQENGDLVLEQRSISLGLLDLPNQKIMEYMERYLSMPEWVTINPKDEEIYVGVTEMDLQSNFEVSVEHIDLEANNLAFNIRIPYRTLGIEHIEP